The following are encoded in a window of Bacillus sp. SORGH_AS_0510 genomic DNA:
- a CDS encoding DUF2691 family protein: protein MKKGISFLIANRYGSYLGEVLKPFNTTDFNWLIGGEESYFVEDDTLGKPLFPEDSIVLDGKILKNIIEKNEYYLIFADLKAYPKGNNPADIKTYDEFLKSNCQLVLLVVDTIYMIIYCKDSEKLESLFQNAKLKGFEDLQYITDENDTIERLSCW, encoded by the coding sequence ATGAAAAAAGGCATCAGTTTCCTAATTGCAAATAGATACGGAAGTTACCTGGGAGAGGTATTGAAGCCTTTTAATACGACTGACTTCAACTGGCTTATTGGGGGCGAAGAGTCATATTTTGTGGAGGATGATACGCTAGGTAAACCACTTTTCCCAGAAGACTCAATCGTTTTGGACGGTAAGATTCTAAAAAATATTATAGAAAAAAATGAGTATTATCTAATATTTGCAGATTTAAAAGCGTACCCAAAAGGAAATAATCCAGCGGATATTAAAACGTATGATGAGTTTTTAAAAAGCAATTGTCAACTCGTGTTATTAGTCGTTGATACTATATATATGATAATCTATTGTAAGGACTCGGAAAAACTTGAAAGTTTATTTCAAAACGCAAAGTTAAAAGGTTTTGAGGACCTCCAGTACATTACGGATGAAAATGACACAATAGAAAGGCTATCTTGTTGGTAA
- a CDS encoding IS110 family transposase, producing MNPVIGLDVSKGESQVQAFLDKGKPYRKSFSIKHDLKGLESLLEFLLDVEKETGGYQPSVVLESTGHYHIPVIQFLEEQNYVYIIVNPLISHRAKSSSLRKVKTDAIDAYHLCELFYKEELEPYKKRGVQLLNLRNLTRQQESIAEISAKTKIQLHSLIDQVFPEYRGVFGSLYSKVSLLTLLEFPTSKAVLSVSEKELTDKIGSLCMSRSESWAKEKAQKLREAANRDPFQNNLYDSHIFNLEILVKIVLQYQEHLSNIANEIDALASEIEEYEILQSIPGVGEKIAATIISEIGEIDRFNDAKKLVAFAGIDPSVYSSGKFTASVNRITKRGSCRLRHALYMAVQSGIRDSRKKKTTDEIIPRNRRLREFYDKKREEGKPFRVAIIACVNKLLHWIYALLKSRTTFQDIA from the coding sequence ATGAATCCAGTGATTGGTCTGGATGTATCAAAAGGGGAAAGCCAAGTTCAAGCATTTTTAGATAAAGGAAAACCATACCGTAAGAGTTTTAGTATTAAACATGATCTTAAAGGGTTAGAAAGTCTATTAGAATTCCTTCTAGATGTGGAAAAGGAAACTGGTGGTTATCAACCTTCGGTCGTTTTAGAATCAACTGGGCACTATCATATTCCCGTTATTCAGTTTCTAGAGGAACAAAATTATGTTTATATTATCGTGAATCCACTTATCTCACATAGAGCCAAGAGCTCAAGCCTTCGAAAGGTTAAAACTGATGCGATTGATGCTTATCATCTTTGTGAACTGTTTTATAAAGAAGAACTAGAGCCTTATAAGAAGCGTGGTGTTCAACTCTTAAACCTTCGTAATCTAACAAGGCAACAAGAGAGTATTGCAGAAATATCTGCAAAAACAAAGATACAGCTACATTCCTTAATTGATCAGGTCTTTCCTGAGTATCGAGGGGTTTTTGGAAGCCTCTATTCAAAGGTATCTTTGCTTACTTTACTAGAATTCCCTACTTCTAAGGCAGTATTAAGTGTAAGTGAAAAAGAATTAACTGATAAAATAGGTTCGTTATGTATGAGTCGTTCGGAGTCATGGGCAAAGGAAAAGGCACAGAAGTTAAGAGAAGCCGCCAATCGTGATCCTTTTCAAAACAATCTCTACGATAGTCATATTTTTAACCTTGAAATCTTGGTTAAGATTGTTCTTCAATACCAAGAGCATCTATCCAATATTGCGAATGAAATAGATGCCCTCGCAAGTGAAATTGAAGAATATGAGATTCTTCAATCTATCCCTGGAGTCGGAGAAAAAATCGCTGCAACGATTATTTCTGAAATCGGAGAGATAGATCGGTTTAATGATGCCAAGAAGTTAGTTGCATTCGCTGGAATAGATCCTAGTGTGTATTCTTCTGGAAAGTTTACTGCATCGGTAAACCGAATAACCAAACGTGGCTCATGTAGGCTTCGCCACGCCTTGTATATGGCTGTTCAAAGTGGTATTCGAGATTCCCGTAAAAAGAAAACGACTGATGAGATCATTCCACGTAATAGAAGACTACGTGAGTTTTACGATAAGAAACGAGAAGAAGGAAAACCCTTTAGAGTAGCCATTATTGCTTGTGTAAACAAACTCTTACATTGGATTTATGCCTTACTAAAAAGCAGAACAACTTTCCAAGATATAGCTTAG
- a CDS encoding TetR/AcrR family transcriptional regulator, translated as MGRDRKFNEVDLFLCTKKLIIETGYEGFTIGQLASQLDISRAAIYKYYQNKDELLLDFMLDEMNHTLKSFSSIPEELPFLEKIDLLLQKIYKYKDLHSILGIQEGISTKNAPHLEAKKNQLSLMHRELYQPLMHLVQQGKSEGYMDMDMPNELLLGFIFQSIAIPNHSGMDTEEVFNYTKKLILNGILKKK; from the coding sequence ATGGGGAGAGATCGGAAATTTAATGAAGTGGACTTATTCCTTTGCACCAAAAAGCTCATTATTGAAACGGGATATGAAGGATTTACCATTGGTCAATTAGCCTCACAGTTAGATATCTCACGAGCAGCCATTTATAAGTATTATCAAAATAAGGATGAATTGTTATTAGATTTTATGCTAGATGAAATGAACCATACATTGAAGAGTTTTTCATCTATTCCAGAGGAGTTACCTTTTCTAGAAAAGATCGACTTACTTTTGCAAAAAATATATAAGTACAAGGATTTACATTCAATACTTGGGATTCAGGAAGGTATTTCTACCAAAAACGCACCACATCTAGAAGCGAAGAAAAACCAACTCTCGCTCATGCATCGTGAACTATATCAGCCTCTTATGCATCTAGTTCAGCAAGGTAAGTCAGAAGGCTATATGGATATGGACATGCCGAATGAATTATTACTAGGGTTTATTTTTCAAAGTATTGCGATTCCTAACCATTCAGGAATGGACACTGAAGAAGTGTTCAATTATACAAAGAAGTTAATTCTCAATGGAATTCTAAAAAAAAAGTGA
- a CDS encoding ABC transporter permease yields the protein MFLAIKELKYAKFRYLMMSIIIILIAWLVFILSGLGNGLSTLSAAAVKNLDANYVVYEKSAGATFSKSIISGDLIDEIRANKDVKDATGFGASMAAVSKEKTDDSQKKTDVALIGVTSGSFIEPTVIEGKQLSTDKKFGVLANQTLKDAGYQIGDELLVSNSNMKLTISGFVENETFNHLPVLFTNMDTWRAYQYAAPGSDNGVKNPVQAITLNAPNLDAAMLNKKVQGIETVTKNAAVQGMPGYKEETGTIIMMLAFLIVISAFIIAVFFYVITIQKTPQFGVMKAMGASNRFISKSIVGQVFILSFFGILVGIGLTYLTALAFPKNMPFDLDAKLVALYGLALLVISLLSSIISVRQITKIDPLIALGRVE from the coding sequence TTGTTTTTAGCCATAAAGGAATTAAAGTATGCAAAATTTCGTTATTTAATGATGAGTATTATTATTATCTTAATTGCATGGTTGGTTTTTATTTTATCAGGGCTGGGAAATGGCCTTTCGACACTGAGTGCTGCCGCTGTTAAAAACCTAGATGCCAATTATGTTGTTTATGAAAAATCTGCTGGTGCTACCTTTAGTAAGTCGATTATTTCTGGAGATTTAATTGATGAGATAAGAGCAAATAAAGATGTAAAGGATGCAACTGGTTTTGGAGCATCCATGGCCGCTGTATCCAAAGAGAAAACAGACGATAGTCAAAAGAAAACGGATGTTGCACTAATTGGAGTCACGAGCGGTTCGTTTATTGAACCAACCGTTATAGAAGGAAAGCAACTTTCAACCGATAAGAAGTTTGGTGTGTTAGCCAATCAAACGTTAAAAGATGCGGGATATCAAATTGGCGATGAGTTGCTTGTTTCTAATTCAAATATGAAATTAACCATTAGCGGTTTTGTTGAAAATGAAACCTTCAACCATTTACCTGTATTATTTACAAATATGGATACATGGAGAGCGTATCAATATGCAGCACCGGGGTCTGACAATGGGGTGAAAAATCCCGTTCAAGCCATTACGTTAAACGCACCAAATTTAGATGCTGCCATGCTGAATAAAAAGGTCCAAGGAATTGAAACCGTAACAAAAAATGCAGCTGTTCAAGGAATGCCAGGGTATAAGGAAGAGACTGGTACCATTATCATGATGCTTGCATTCTTAATTGTTATATCAGCATTTATCATTGCCGTTTTCTTCTATGTGATTACGATTCAGAAGACTCCACAATTTGGTGTGATGAAGGCGATGGGAGCATCCAATCGATTTATTTCAAAATCAATTGTGGGACAAGTATTTATTTTATCCTTCTTTGGAATTTTGGTCGGCATTGGATTAACGTATTTAACCGCTCTTGCCTTCCCGAAAAATATGCCTTTTGACTTAGATGCTAAACTTGTTGCCTTATATGGACTAGCTTTATTAGTGATTAGCTTATTGAGTTCCATCATTTCAGTACGACAAATTACAAAAATTGATCCGCTGATTGCTTTAGGGAGGGTGGAATAG